From one Rhizobium lentis genomic stretch:
- the choV gene encoding choline ABC transporter ATP-binding protein gives MTAVSFKNVSIIFGDRPETALAMADQGKTRDEIGTATGLVLGVANASLTIEEGEILVLMGLSGSGKSTLLRAVNGLAPVVRGDVSVSTSTGPVNPYRCNAKALRDLRTHTVSMVFQQFALLPWRTVAENVGFGLELAGMPEAERKVRVGEQLELVNLTKWADRKVNELSGGMQQRVGLARAFATGAPILLMDEPFSALDPLIRTRLQDELLEFQRRLKKTILFVSHDLDEAFRIGNRIAIMEGGRIIQCGTPHDIVKNPADQYVADFVQNLNPINMLTAADVMQPGLGQTAAGMSVSATARAATPLVDVLDVLARQPGSIGIVENGAVIGTITAQDIVAGLTRHRRKEDA, from the coding sequence ATGACCGCGGTTAGCTTCAAGAATGTCAGCATCATCTTCGGCGACCGGCCGGAAACCGCGCTTGCCATGGCCGACCAGGGCAAAACGCGTGACGAGATCGGCACCGCGACCGGCCTGGTGCTCGGCGTCGCCAATGCCTCGCTGACGATCGAGGAAGGCGAGATCCTCGTGCTGATGGGCCTTTCCGGTTCCGGTAAGTCGACGCTGCTGCGCGCCGTCAATGGGCTCGCCCCCGTAGTGCGCGGCGACGTCTCGGTGTCGACATCCACTGGTCCCGTCAACCCCTATAGATGCAATGCCAAAGCCCTGCGCGACCTGCGCACCCACACCGTTTCCATGGTGTTCCAGCAGTTCGCGCTGCTGCCCTGGCGCACCGTCGCCGAGAATGTCGGCTTCGGCCTCGAGCTTGCCGGCATGCCGGAGGCCGAACGCAAGGTCCGCGTCGGCGAGCAGCTCGAGCTCGTCAACCTGACGAAATGGGCCGACCGCAAGGTCAACGAACTGTCAGGCGGCATGCAGCAGCGTGTCGGTCTTGCCCGCGCCTTTGCCACTGGCGCACCGATCCTGCTGATGGACGAGCCTTTCTCGGCGCTCGATCCTTTGATCCGCACCCGGCTGCAGGACGAGCTCCTGGAGTTCCAGCGGCGGCTGAAGAAGACCATTCTCTTTGTCAGCCACGATCTCGACGAGGCCTTCCGCATCGGCAACCGCATCGCCATCATGGAGGGCGGCCGGATCATACAGTGTGGAACGCCGCACGACATCGTGAAGAATCCTGCCGACCAATATGTCGCCGACTTCGTGCAGAACCTCAATCCGATCAACATGCTGACTGCCGCCGACGTCATGCAGCCCGGCCTCGGCCAGACGGCCGCCGGCATGAGCGTCAGCGCCACGGCCCGCGCCGCGACCCCGCTCGTCGATGTCCTCGACGTCCTCGCCCGCCAGCCGGGCAGCATCGGCATCGTGGAAAACGGCGCGGTCATCGGCACCATCACCGCCCAGGATATCGTCGCCGGCCTCACCCGCCATCGCCGCAAGGAGGACGCTTGA
- a CDS encoding HugZ family protein: MKDQPSPLRETDDEARRLARVLLRSARYAAIAVLDPDTGFPFASRVLLATDIDGAPVILVSKLSAHTKALTKDPRASLLTGEPGKGDPLAYGRLTTQCIAEPVERGHRFHERIRARFLDRHPKAKLYIDFPDFLFFRLKPEQASLNGGFGRAYRLDGRDLIIQSSANEAIAAKAAETVRDLVERHPDVADSLAERLNAPKSAAWRICGIDPAGFEIISGDFLLRYEFETLAADSDHICSNISKIAYSIP; the protein is encoded by the coding sequence ATGAAAGATCAACCCTCGCCCTTACGCGAAACCGACGATGAGGCCCGCAGGCTCGCCCGCGTGCTGTTGCGCTCCGCACGGTACGCGGCGATTGCCGTTCTCGATCCGGACACCGGTTTTCCCTTCGCCAGCCGCGTCCTCCTCGCCACGGATATCGACGGCGCGCCCGTCATCCTTGTTTCGAAGCTTTCGGCTCACACCAAGGCGCTCACGAAAGATCCACGCGCCTCGCTGCTCACCGGTGAACCAGGCAAGGGCGATCCCCTCGCCTATGGCCGGCTGACGACCCAATGCATTGCGGAGCCGGTGGAGAGGGGGCATCGGTTCCACGAGCGCATTCGCGCGCGTTTTCTTGATCGCCATCCCAAGGCAAAACTTTATATCGATTTTCCCGATTTCCTCTTCTTCCGCCTCAAACCGGAGCAGGCGAGCCTCAACGGCGGCTTCGGCCGCGCCTACCGTCTCGACGGAAGGGACCTCATCATCCAATCGTCCGCAAACGAGGCAATCGCCGCCAAAGCGGCCGAAACAGTGCGAGATTTAGTAGAGCGCCATCCCGATGTGGCGGATAGCCTTGCAGAGCGCTTAAACGCCCCGAAATCGGCTGCTTGGCGCATCTGCGGCATCGATCCGGCAGGTTTCGAGATCATTTCCGGTGACTTTTTGCTGCGATACGAATTCGAAACCCTCGCTGCGGATTCCGATCACATTTGTTCAAACATATCTAAAATAGCATACTCGATACCTTAA
- a CDS encoding ArsR/SmtB family transcription factor, which produces METPDLADHTNVAAALLSAMANPKRLLILCSLVKGEVAVGVLAAQVGLSQSALSQHLSKLRAQKLVKTRRDAQTIYYSSTSEPVMKILATLEDIYLVASRNRSAA; this is translated from the coding sequence ATGGAAACCCCTGATTTGGCTGACCACACGAATGTGGCGGCAGCACTATTGTCAGCCATGGCCAACCCCAAAAGATTGCTGATCCTGTGCAGCCTGGTGAAGGGCGAAGTCGCCGTCGGCGTGCTTGCCGCACAAGTTGGCCTCAGCCAGTCGGCTCTTTCACAGCACCTTTCGAAGCTGCGCGCACAGAAACTGGTCAAGACCCGCCGCGACGCGCAGACCATCTATTATTCGAGCACGTCCGAGCCGGTCATGAAGATCCTCGCGACGCTTGAAGACATCTATCTCGTTGCGAGCAGAAACAGATCTGCCGCCTGA
- a CDS encoding aspartate aminotransferase family protein, with translation MSNRLNAPNDLRAFWMPFTANRQFKKEPRLFVGAKDMHYTTHDGRQVLDGTAGLWCVNAGHCRPKITEAIREQAGELDYAPAFQLGHPKAFELANRLVDIAPEGLDHVLYTNSGSESVETALKVALAYHRVKGNGSRFRLIGRERGYHGVNFGGISVGGIVANRKMFGTLLTGVDHMPHTHQPGKNNFTRGEPEHGGDIATELERIVTLHDASTIAAVIVEPVAGSTGVLIPPKGYLQKLREICTKHGILLIFDEVITGFGRLGAPFAAQYYDVKPDMITTAKGLTNGVIPMGAVFVTSEIHDAFMNGPEHMIEFFHGYTYSGNPIASAAALATLDTYKEEGLLTRAAELSDYWADALHSLKDCPNVIDIRNTGLIGAIELNPIAGEPTKRAFTAFLKAYESGLLIRTTGDIIALSPPLIIEKHHIDELFGKLRSILQNNI, from the coding sequence ATGTCCAACCGTCTCAATGCACCGAACGATCTTCGCGCCTTCTGGATGCCGTTCACGGCAAATCGCCAGTTCAAGAAGGAGCCGCGGTTGTTCGTCGGCGCCAAGGACATGCATTATACCACCCATGACGGCCGCCAGGTGTTGGACGGCACCGCGGGCCTCTGGTGCGTCAACGCGGGCCACTGCCGTCCGAAGATCACCGAGGCGATCCGCGAGCAGGCGGGCGAACTCGATTATGCGCCGGCCTTCCAACTCGGACATCCCAAGGCCTTCGAACTGGCGAACCGCTTGGTCGACATCGCCCCGGAAGGCCTGGACCACGTCCTCTACACCAATTCCGGTTCCGAATCCGTTGAGACCGCGCTCAAGGTGGCGCTTGCCTATCACCGCGTGAAGGGCAACGGCTCGCGCTTCCGCCTAATCGGCCGCGAGCGCGGCTATCATGGCGTCAACTTCGGCGGCATCTCCGTCGGCGGTATTGTCGCCAACCGCAAGATGTTCGGCACGCTCCTGACCGGTGTCGATCACATGCCGCACACCCACCAGCCCGGCAAAAACAACTTCACCCGCGGCGAGCCTGAGCATGGCGGCGACATCGCCACCGAACTCGAGCGCATCGTTACGCTTCACGACGCCTCAACCATCGCCGCCGTCATCGTCGAGCCGGTGGCGGGCTCCACCGGCGTGCTGATCCCGCCGAAGGGCTATCTGCAGAAGCTGCGCGAAATCTGCACCAAGCACGGCATCCTTCTGATCTTCGATGAAGTCATTACCGGTTTCGGCCGTCTGGGCGCCCCCTTCGCCGCGCAATATTACGACGTCAAGCCCGACATGATCACCACGGCAAAGGGGCTGACCAACGGCGTCATCCCGATGGGCGCCGTGTTCGTCACCTCCGAGATCCATGACGCCTTCATGAACGGCCCGGAGCATATGATCGAATTCTTCCACGGCTATACCTATTCCGGCAATCCGATCGCATCCGCCGCTGCGCTCGCCACGCTCGACACCTACAAGGAAGAAGGCCTGCTCACCCGCGCCGCCGAGCTTTCCGACTATTGGGCCGATGCGCTGCATTCGCTCAAGGACTGCCCCAACGTCATCGATATCAGAAACACAGGCTTGATCGGCGCGATCGAACTCAATCCGATCGCCGGCGAGCCCACCAAGCGCGCCTTCACTGCTTTCCTAAAGGCCTATGAAAGCGGCCTGTTGATCCGCACCACCGGTGATATCATCGCGCTTTCCCCGCCGCTGATCATCGAGAAACATCATATCGACGAGCTCTTCGGCAAGCTGCGATCCATCCTCCAGAACAATATCTGA
- a CDS encoding HD-GYP domain-containing protein has protein sequence MLKRIDAGQVRIGMFVEAIEGLWQDPFLSKRRFPLRREVDAAKIRKCGTVSVVINTSKGLDTNGLPGRDIEIDIQAARESVQKSVQLLEKAFARLRNGEGISVDHLAPVLSSVSKSMDENPAVFLSVTRLKSKDEVTFLHSISVSALMILFSRHLALDEHTIQMLGTAGLLHDVGKLEIPLEVLNKAGPLEKDEISLLRDHPEKGHAILSRQEGLSEIVLDVCLNHHERIDGKGYPRRLSGSEVSLHTRIATICDVYDAITSVRPYKEPWSASEALKWMFGAEGHFDRQLLKKFALCLSVASVS, from the coding sequence ATGCTCAAGCGTATCGATGCCGGTCAGGTGCGTATCGGGATGTTTGTGGAGGCGATCGAGGGCTTGTGGCAGGACCCGTTTTTGTCCAAGCGCAGATTTCCGCTGCGGCGCGAGGTGGATGCCGCCAAAATTCGTAAATGCGGTACTGTCAGCGTCGTCATCAATACCAGCAAGGGGCTCGATACCAACGGCCTGCCGGGCCGCGACATCGAGATCGACATCCAGGCCGCCCGCGAGAGCGTCCAGAAATCCGTGCAGCTGCTGGAAAAGGCTTTCGCGCGGCTGCGAAATGGTGAGGGAATCAGCGTCGATCACTTGGCGCCGGTGCTTTCTTCGGTCTCCAAATCCATGGATGAGAACCCTGCGGTTTTCCTGAGCGTCACGCGTCTGAAATCAAAAGACGAAGTGACCTTTCTGCATTCCATTTCGGTGAGCGCCCTGATGATTCTTTTCAGCCGCCATCTCGCTCTCGACGAACATACGATTCAGATGCTCGGCACCGCGGGTTTGCTGCACGATGTCGGCAAGCTTGAAATTCCGCTTGAGGTGCTCAACAAGGCAGGGCCCCTCGAAAAGGACGAGATCAGCTTGCTCCGCGACCATCCGGAGAAGGGGCACGCGATCCTGTCGCGGCAGGAGGGTCTGTCGGAGATCGTTCTCGACGTTTGCCTCAATCATCACGAGCGCATCGACGGCAAGGGCTATCCGCGCAGATTGTCCGGCAGCGAGGTGAGTCTCCACACGCGGATTGCAACGATCTGCGACGTCTATGACGCCATCACGTCCGTGCGGCCGTATAAGGAGCCATGGAGCGCGAGCGAGGCATTGAAATGGATGTTCGGCGCTGAGGGGCATTTCGATCGCCAGCTGCTGAAAAAATTCGCCCTTTGCCTTTCCGTCGCCTCTGTGAGCTGA
- a CDS encoding branched-chain amino acid ABC transporter substrate-binding protein, producing MTLKTLTATLVASLAFAPLAHADITIGLIAPLTGPVAAYGDQVKNGAQTAVDEINKKGGILGEKVVLELADDAGEPKQGVSAANKVVGDGIRFVVGPVTSGVAIPVSDVLAENGVLMVTPTATAPDLTKRGLTNVLRTCGRDDQQAEVAAKYVLQNFKDKRIAIVNDKGAYGKGLADAFKATLNAGGVTEVVNDAITPGDKDFSALTTRIKSEKVDIVYFGGYHPEGGLLARQLHDLSANAKIIGGDGLSNTEFWAIGTDAAAGTLFTNASDATKSPDSKSAADALTAKNIPAEAFTLNAYAAVEVLKAGIEKAGSAEDAEAVAAALKGGMEIPTAIGKLTYGETGDLTSQSFSLYKWEDGKIVAAE from the coding sequence ATGACCCTCAAGACATTGACGGCGACCCTCGTCGCGTCACTCGCCTTTGCGCCGCTTGCTCATGCCGATATCACCATCGGCCTGATCGCGCCGCTGACCGGCCCCGTTGCCGCCTATGGCGATCAGGTGAAGAACGGCGCTCAGACCGCCGTCGATGAGATCAACAAGAAAGGCGGGATTCTCGGCGAAAAGGTCGTCCTCGAACTGGCCGACGATGCCGGCGAACCGAAGCAGGGCGTTTCCGCCGCCAACAAGGTGGTCGGCGATGGCATCCGCTTCGTCGTCGGCCCAGTGACCTCAGGCGTTGCCATCCCCGTGTCGGACGTTTTGGCTGAAAACGGCGTGCTGATGGTCACCCCAACCGCGACCGCTCCCGACCTCACCAAGCGAGGCCTCACCAACGTGCTGCGGACTTGCGGCCGCGACGATCAGCAGGCCGAAGTCGCCGCCAAATATGTGCTGCAGAATTTCAAGGATAAGCGCATCGCCATCGTCAACGACAAGGGCGCTTACGGCAAGGGCCTCGCCGATGCCTTCAAGGCAACCTTGAACGCCGGCGGCGTCACCGAAGTCGTCAACGACGCGATCACGCCCGGCGACAAGGATTTCAGTGCGCTCACTACCCGCATCAAGTCCGAGAAGGTCGACATCGTCTATTTCGGCGGCTACCACCCGGAAGGCGGCCTGCTCGCCCGCCAGCTGCATGACCTCTCCGCCAATGCGAAGATCATCGGCGGCGACGGCCTCTCCAACACCGAATTCTGGGCGATCGGCACGGATGCGGCTGCAGGCACGCTGTTCACCAATGCTTCCGACGCCACCAAGAGCCCTGACTCCAAGTCGGCCGCCGATGCGCTCACCGCCAAGAACATCCCGGCCGAGGCCTTTACGCTCAACGCCTATGCCGCCGTTGAGGTTCTGAAAGCCGGCATCGAGAAGGCCGGCAGCGCCGAGGATGCGGAAGCCGTCGCCGCCGCGCTGAAGGGCGGGATGGAGATCCCGACCGCCATCGGCAAACTCACCTATGGCGAGACCGGCGACCTGACCTCGCAGAGCTTCTCGCTCTACAAGTGGGAAGACGGCAAGATCGTCGCTGCCGAATAA